From Cucumis melo cultivar AY chromosome 1, USDA_Cmelo_AY_1.0, whole genome shotgun sequence, a single genomic window includes:
- the LOC103503170 gene encoding putative disease resistance protein RGA4 isoform X2, producing the protein MADSILFNVAASVITKLGSSALRELGSLWGVNDELDKLQNTLSAIKAVLLDAEEQQSKSHTVKDWISKIKDVFYDIDDLIDEFSYETLRRQVLTKDRTTTKQVRIFFSKSNQIAFGFEMGQTIKKVREKLDAIAADKAQLHLSVSVREVRDNEPRKVRETSSFILEGEVIGRDEDRKSIMDFLLNTNNIIKDNVEVVSIVGMGGLGKTALAQAVYNDRKINNHFKLKMWVCISEEFDIKVIVEKLLESITKTKQESLQLDILQSMLQEKIDGKKYLLVMDDVWNGDHEKWIGLKRFLMGGARGSKILVTTRNLQVAQASDTVWFHHLKELDKDNSWALFRKMAFLNKEEELENSNLVRMGKEIVGKLKGYPLAIRVVGRLLYFKNTEMDWSSFKDNELDSILQQDDQIQPILKISFNHLPPNLKQCFTYCALFPKDYEFKKEGLVKQWMAQGFIQPHNKKAIEDVGEDYFKELVGRSFFQDVRKNKWGDFKYCKMHDLLHDLACSMGENECAVVSDDVGSIDKRTRHASFLLSKRTTREVVTKSFTEVTSLRTLDIDSSASFRSFKKTYHMNLSRLRTLNLDRCCCHPPKFIDKLKHLRYLNLSGLNVSFLPNSITRLYNLETLILRHCFWLRKLPKDINNLINLRHLDIYDCCSLTHMPKGLGGMTNLQTMSMFALGKNKGGDLSELNGLKSLRGLLSIKGLQFCTTTDLKNVSYLKEMYGIQKLELHWNIKMDHEDILDDGDEDDEGVLECLKPHSNVRKMIIKGYRGMKLCDWFCSNFLGGLVSIELSHCGNLEHLPQFDQFPYLKHLLLGYLPNIEYIDSSNSVSSTTFFPSLEKLRIESMPKLKGWWKGEISCPTTLHQLSELCIFYCPLLASIPQHPSLELLRIRGVSVQLFEMVIRMATNLSEHSSSSSTLSKLSFLEIGTIDLELLPVELFCNMTHLESLIIERCKSLQISSPHLVDEDNGDVVWKKLLNLRTLRLESITKLEYLPKSLKYIASLETLKLSNCENLVSIEGIGKLTSLSHLEIDRCPNLPLLSEDVGDLISLSQLLIWSCPKLTSLPEGITRLTSLSSLCLEDCPNLVSLPQEFLHHHSSLPGGRFLRILNCPKLRIQDEKQKEEEKEDKEDWTDFTHALTGCRHTLRYWF; encoded by the exons ATGGCGGATTCAATTCTTTTCAATGTTGCTGCTAGTGTTATTACTAAATTGGGATCTTCTGCACTTCGAGAACTTGGATCTCTGTGGGGTGTCAACGATGAGCTCGATAAACTCCAAAACACTCTTTCGGCCATTAAAGCCGTGCTTCTTGATGCAGAGGAGCAACAATCCAAGAGCCACACAGTCAAGGATTGGATTTCAAAGATTAAAGATGTTTTCTATGACATTGATGACTTGATTGACGAGTTCTCTTATGAAACTTTGAGAAGACAAGTTCTTACCAAAGATAGAACAACCACCAAACAAGTACGTATCTTCTTCTCCAAATCTAATCAGATTGCTTTTGGTTTCGAAATGGGTCAAACAATTAAAAAAGTTAGGGAGAAGCTAGATGCTATTGCGGCTGATAAAGCTCAACTCCACCTTTCTGTGAGTGTGAGGGAGGTACGAGATAATGAGCCAAGGAAGGTACGAGAGACTTCCTCATTCATACTCGAGGGGGAAGTCATTGGTAGGGATGAGGATAGGAAATCTATTATGGATTTTCTGCTGAATACCAACAACATCATAAAGGATAATGTTGAAGTTGTTTCCATTGTTGGAATGGGAGGATTAGGAAAGACAGCACTTGCTCAAGCTGTCTATAATGATCgaaaaataaacaatcatttTAAGTTGAAAATGTGGGTGTGTATTTCTGAAGAATTTGATATCAAAGTAATTGTTGAAAAACTTTTAGAGTCTATTACGAAAACAAAACAAGAGTCCCTTCAGTTGGATATATTACAAAGTATGCTTCAAGAGAAAATTGATGGGAAAAAATACTTGTTGGTCATGGATGATGTGTGGAATGGAGACCACGAGAAATGGATTGGTCTGAAAAGATTTCTAATGGGTGGTGCTAGAGGAAGTAAGATTTTGGTGACAACCCGTAATCTACAAGTTGCACAGGCTTCTGACACTGTTTGGTTCCATCACTTAAAAGAACTTGACAAGGACAACTCTTGGGCGTTGTTTAGGAAAATGGCATTCTTAAACAAAGAAGAAGAGCTTGAGAATTCAAATTTGGTTAGAATGGGTAAAGAGATTGTAGGAAAGTTGAAAGGTTATCCCCTTGCAATAAGAGTAGTTGGACGTTTGTTATATTTCAAAAACACAGAAATGGATTGGTCGTCATTCAAGGACAACGAACTTGACTCAATTTTGCAACAAGATGATCAAATTCAACCAATATTGAAGATAAGTTTTAACCACCTTCCACCTAATTTGAAGCAATGTTTTACGTATTGTGCTTTGTTTCCCAAAGATTATGAGTTTAAAAAGGAAGGATTGGTAAAACAATGGATGGCACAAGGTTTCATTCAACCACATAATAAAAAGGCAATTGAAGATGTGGGTGAGGATTATTTTAAAGAGTTAGTGGGGAGGTCATTCTTTCAAGACGTAAGAAAAAACAAATGGGGAGACTTCAAGTACTGTAAGATGCATGATTTGTTACATGATCTTGCGTGTTCGATGGGAGAAAATGAATGTGCGGTTGTAAGTGATGATGTTGGGTCCATTGACAAAAGGACTCGACATGCCTCTTTTCTCTTAAGCAAGAGGACAACAAGGGAAGTTGTAACAAAATCATTCACTGAGGTAACGAGTTTGAGAACATTGGATATTGATAGTAGTGCTTCTTTCCGTTCTTTCAAGAAAACTTATCACATGAACCTTTCCCGATTACGAACATTGAATTTGGATAGATGTTGTTGTCATCCTCCTAAGTTTATTGATAAGTTGAAACATTTGAGATATCTTAATCTTTCTGGTTTGAATGTAAGTTTCCTTCCCAATTCTATTACCAGATTGTATAATTTGGAAACACTTATCCTTCGCCACTGCTTTTGGCTAAGAAAATTACCAAAAGATATTAACAATTTGATCAATCTCAGGCATCTTGATATTTATGATTGTTGCAGTTTGACTCACATGCCAAAAGGCTTAGGTGGGATGACCAACCTTCAGACAATGAGTATGTTCGCATTAGGAAAGAATAAAGGTGGTGACTTAAGTGAATTGAATGGACTAAAAAGCTTGAGAGGATTATTGAGTATTAAAGGTTTACAATTTTGCACAACTACTGATTTGAAAAATGTAAGCTACTTGAAAGAAATGTATGGAATCCAAAAGTTGGAATTACACTGGAACATAAAAATGGATCATGAAGATATCTTAGATGATGGTGATGAAGATGATGAGGGAGTTTTGGAGTGCTTAAAACCACATTCAAATGTTCGCAAAATGATTATAAAAGGATACAGAGGAATGAAGTTATGTGATTGGTTTTGTTCTAATTTCCTGGGTGGTTTGGTTAGCATAGAGCTTTCACATTGTGGAAATTTGGAGCATCTCCCACAGTTTGATCAATTCCCATATCTCAAGCATCTTCTTCTTGGATACTTGCCCAATATTGAATACATCGATAGCAGCAATTCTGTTTCTTCAACAACATTTTTTCCATCCCTTGAGAAACTAAGGATTGAGAGCATGCCCAAGTTGAAAGGGTGGTGGAAGGGGGAAATTTCATGTCCAACAACATTACATCAACTCTCAGaattatgtattttttattgtCCTCTGTTGGCTTCTATTCCACAACATCCATCTTTGGAATTATTGAGAATACGTGGTGTCAGTGTGCAACTTTTTGAAATGGTAATACGAATGGCTACTAACCTTTCTGaacattcttcttcttcttcaacattGTCTAAATTATCTTTCCTTGAGATTGGAACTATTGATCTTGAGTTATTGCCAGTGGAGTTATTCTGCAATATGACACATCTTGAGTCTCTTATCATAGAACGATGCAAAAGTTTACAAATTTCTTCTCCCCATCTTGTCGATGAGGATAATGGTGATGTAGTATGGAAAAAACTCCTTAATCTCCGGACACTTCGGCTTGAGAGCATTACCAAATTGGAGTATTTGCCCAAGAGTTTGAAATATATCGCAAGTCTTGAAACTTTGAAGCTATCAAATTGTGAAAATTTAGTGAGTATCGAGGGGATTGGGAAACTCACTTCACTATCACATTTGGAAATTGATAGATGTCCTAATTTACCTTTATTGTCGGAAGATGTCGGCGACCTCATTTCCCTATCACAGTTGCTTATTTGGAGTTGTCCCAAATTAACTTCCTTGCCAGAAGGAATCACTCGCCTCACTTCACTCTCAAGTTTGTGTCTTGAAGATTGTCCCAATTTAGTCTCCTTGCCCCAAGAATTTCTCCACCACCACAGCTCCTTACCAGGAGGACGGTTCTTGAGAATTTTGAACTGTCCCAAATTGCGGATTCAAGACGAGAaacaaaaggaagaagaaaaagaagacaagGAGGATTGGACTGACTTCACACATGCCTTGACGGGATGTAG GCACACATTACGTTACTGGTTTTAA
- the LOC127148643 gene encoding putative disease resistance protein RGA3 gives MAEAILYNLTADIIFKLGSSALQELGSLWRVNSELHKLKHSLSAIQAVLLDAEEQQSKNNQVKDWVLKLQDVLYEIDDLIDESSYETLRRQVLAKHRRTRKQVRILFSKFKSNWKIGHKIKEIRERLQAINEDKNQFGFCKHVIERRDDYEGLRKRRETHSFILEDEVIGRNDDKEAVIDLLLNSNTKEDIAIVSIVGMGGLGKTALAQSIYTHYGMTNDGQFQMKLWVCVSEEFDLKIIIQKIIESATGKKTESFLQLDSLQCELRKQIDGKKYLLVMDDVWNEKKEEWLHLKRLLMGGAKGSRILITTRSEQVAKTFDSTFVHRLQILDASNSWLLFQKMTGLEERFDNQEVKLDQKNLNLIKIGMEIVSMLNGVPLVIRNIGGLLKDNKSERFWLSFKDKELHQVLRQEQDALKEMQLILELSYKYLPSSNLKQCFRYCALFPKDL, from the coding sequence ATGGCTGAAGCTATTCTCTACAACCTTACTGCAGACATCATATTCAAATTGGGCTCTTCCGCACTCCAGGAGCTTGGTTCGCTATGGCGTGTCAATTCTGAACTTCACAAACTCAAACACTCTCTTTCTGCCATTCAAGCCGTGCTTCTCGACGCCGAGGAGCAACAATCCAAGAACAATCAAGTCAAAGATTGGGTTTTAAAGCTTCAAGATGTTTTGTACGAGATTGATGACTTGATCGACGAGTCATCTTACGAAACCTTGAGAAGGCAAGTTCTGGCCAAACACCGAAGGACGAGAAAACAAGTACGTATCCTCTTCTCCAAATTTAAATCTAATTGGAAAATAGGCCACAAAATCAAGGAAATTAGGGAGAGGCTACAAGCTATTAATGAAGATAAAAATCAATTTGGCTTTTGTAAGCATGTGATAGAGAGAAGAGATGATTATGAAGGGTTGAGAAAGAGACGGGAGACTCACTCTTTTATACTTGAAGACGAAGTGATTGGTAGGAATGATGACAAGGAAGCAGTCATAGATCTTCTACTAAATTCCAACACCAAAGAGGATATTGCAATAGTTTCCATTGTTGGAATGGGAGGATTGGGAAAGACTGCCCTTGCTCAGTCTATTTATACCCATTACGGTATGACTAATGATGGTCAGTTTCAGATGAAGTTATGGGTGTGTGTTTCTGAAgaatttgatttaaaaattattatccaAAAGATAATAGAGTCTGCAACCGGGAAGAAGACAGAATCATTCCTTCAATTAGATTCATTACAATGTGAGCTTAGAAAGCAAATTGATGGAAAGAAATATTTGCTCGTCATGGATGATGTGTGGAATGAGAAAAAAGAGGAATGGTTACATCTGAAAAGATTGTTGATGGGTGGTGCAAAGGGTAGTAGGATTTTGATCACAACACGCAGTGAACAAGTTGCTAAAACTTTTGACTCTACTTTCGTCCATCGATTACAAATTTTGGATGCGTCCAATTCTTGGTTATTGTTTCAAAAGATGACAGGTTTGGAAGAACGTTTCGATAATCAAGAGGTTAAGCTTgatcaaaagaatttaaatttgatcaaAATTGGCATGGAGATTGTGTCAATGTTAAATGGTGTTCCGCTTGTAATAAGAAACATTGGAGGACTTTTAAAAGATAACAAATCAGAAAGATTTTGGTTGTCTTTCAAGGATAAGGAACTTCATCAAGTTTTGAGGCAAGAACAAGATGCTCTAAAAGAAATGCAATTGATTCTTGAGCTTAGCTATAAATATCTCCCATCGTCTAACTTGAAGCAATGTTTCCGATATTGTGCTTTGTTCCCGAAAgatttataa
- the LOC103503175 gene encoding disease resistance protein RGA2-like: MGGLGKTALAQSIYTHYGMTNDGMFQMKLLVCVSEEFDLKIIIQKLIESATGKKPESFLQIDSLQCELRKQIDGKKYLLVMDDVWNEKKEEWLHLKRLLMGGAKGSRILITTRSEQVAKTFDSTATYSLQTLDPSNSWLLFQKMTGLEGRSNNKKTKLDQMNSNLMQIGKEILSRLKGVPLVIRTIGGLLKDNKSERFWLSFKD; encoded by the coding sequence ATGGGAGGATTGGGAAAGACTGCCCTTGCTCAGTCTATTTATACCCATTACGGTATGACTAATGATGGCATGTTTCAGATGAAGTTATTGGTGTGTGTTTCTGAAGAATTTGATCTGAAAATTATTATCCAAAAGCTAATAGAATCTGCAACCGGGAAGAAGCCTGAATCATTCCTTCAAATAGATTCATTACAATGTGAGCTTAGAAAGCAAATTGATGGAAAGAAATATTTGCTCGTCATGGATGATGTGTGGAATGAGAAAAAAGAGGAATGGTTACATCTGAAAAGATTGTTGATGGGTGGTGCAAAGGGTAGTAGGATTTTGATCACAACACGCAGTGAACAAGTTGCTAAAACTTTTGACTCTACTGCCACCTATTCCTTACAAACTTTGGATCCATCCAATTCTTGGTTATTGTTTCAGAAGATGACAGGTTTGGAAGGACgttcaaataataaaaagaccAAGCTTGATCAAATGAATTCAAACTTGATGCAAATCGGCAAGGAGATTTTGTCAAGGTTAAAAGGTGTTCCACTTGTAATAAGGACCATTGGAGGGcttttaaaagataataaatcaGAAAGATTTTGGTTGTCTTTCAAGGAT
- the LOC103503170 gene encoding putative disease resistance protein RGA4 isoform X1 produces the protein MADSILFNVAASVITKLGSSALRELGSLWGVNDELDKLQNTLSAIKAVLLDAEEQQSKSHTVKDWISKIKDVFYDIDDLIDEFSYETLRRQVLTKDRTTTKQVRIFFSKSNQIAFGFEMGQTIKKVREKLDAIAADKAQLHLSVSVREVRDNEPRKVRETSSFILEGEVIGRDEDRKSIMDFLLNTNNIIKDNVEVVSIVGMGGLGKTALAQAVYNDRKINNHFKLKMWVCISEEFDIKVIVEKLLESITKTKQESLQLDILQSMLQEKIDGKKYLLVMDDVWNGDHEKWIGLKRFLMGGARGSKILVTTRNLQVAQASDTVWFHHLKELDKDNSWALFRKMAFLNKEEELENSNLVRMGKEIVGKLKGYPLAIRVVGRLLYFKNTEMDWSSFKDNELDSILQQDDQIQPILKISFNHLPPNLKQCFTYCALFPKDYEFKKEGLVKQWMAQGFIQPHNKKAIEDVGEDYFKELVGRSFFQDVRKNKWGDFKYCKMHDLLHDLACSMGENECAVVSDDVGSIDKRTRHASFLLSKRTTREVVTKSFTEVTSLRTLDIDSSASFRSFKKTYHMNLSRLRTLNLDRCCCHPPKFIDKLKHLRYLNLSGLNVSFLPNSITRLYNLETLILRHCFWLRKLPKDINNLINLRHLDIYDCCSLTHMPKGLGGMTNLQTMSMFALGKNKGGDLSELNGLKSLRGLLSIKGLQFCTTTDLKNVSYLKEMYGIQKLELHWNIKMDHEDILDDGDEDDEGVLECLKPHSNVRKMIIKGYRGMKLCDWFCSNFLGGLVSIELSHCGNLEHLPQFDQFPYLKHLLLGYLPNIEYIDSSNSVSSTTFFPSLEKLRIESMPKLKGWWKGEISCPTTLHQLSELCIFYCPLLASIPQHPSLELLRIRGVSVQLFEMVIRMATNLSEHSSSSSTLSKLSFLEIGTIDLELLPVELFCNMTHLESLIIERCKSLQISSPHLVDEDNGDVVWKKLLNLRTLRLESITKLEYLPKSLKYIASLETLKLSNCENLVSIEGIGKLTSLSHLEIDRCPNLPLLSEDVGDLISLSQLLIWSCPKLTSLPEGITRLTSLSSLCLEDCPNLVSLPQEFLHHHSSLPGGRFLRILNCPKLRIQDEKQKEEEKEDKEDWTDFTHALTGCTHYVTGFKSFKKPNVI, from the exons ATGGCGGATTCAATTCTTTTCAATGTTGCTGCTAGTGTTATTACTAAATTGGGATCTTCTGCACTTCGAGAACTTGGATCTCTGTGGGGTGTCAACGATGAGCTCGATAAACTCCAAAACACTCTTTCGGCCATTAAAGCCGTGCTTCTTGATGCAGAGGAGCAACAATCCAAGAGCCACACAGTCAAGGATTGGATTTCAAAGATTAAAGATGTTTTCTATGACATTGATGACTTGATTGACGAGTTCTCTTATGAAACTTTGAGAAGACAAGTTCTTACCAAAGATAGAACAACCACCAAACAAGTACGTATCTTCTTCTCCAAATCTAATCAGATTGCTTTTGGTTTCGAAATGGGTCAAACAATTAAAAAAGTTAGGGAGAAGCTAGATGCTATTGCGGCTGATAAAGCTCAACTCCACCTTTCTGTGAGTGTGAGGGAGGTACGAGATAATGAGCCAAGGAAGGTACGAGAGACTTCCTCATTCATACTCGAGGGGGAAGTCATTGGTAGGGATGAGGATAGGAAATCTATTATGGATTTTCTGCTGAATACCAACAACATCATAAAGGATAATGTTGAAGTTGTTTCCATTGTTGGAATGGGAGGATTAGGAAAGACAGCACTTGCTCAAGCTGTCTATAATGATCgaaaaataaacaatcatttTAAGTTGAAAATGTGGGTGTGTATTTCTGAAGAATTTGATATCAAAGTAATTGTTGAAAAACTTTTAGAGTCTATTACGAAAACAAAACAAGAGTCCCTTCAGTTGGATATATTACAAAGTATGCTTCAAGAGAAAATTGATGGGAAAAAATACTTGTTGGTCATGGATGATGTGTGGAATGGAGACCACGAGAAATGGATTGGTCTGAAAAGATTTCTAATGGGTGGTGCTAGAGGAAGTAAGATTTTGGTGACAACCCGTAATCTACAAGTTGCACAGGCTTCTGACACTGTTTGGTTCCATCACTTAAAAGAACTTGACAAGGACAACTCTTGGGCGTTGTTTAGGAAAATGGCATTCTTAAACAAAGAAGAAGAGCTTGAGAATTCAAATTTGGTTAGAATGGGTAAAGAGATTGTAGGAAAGTTGAAAGGTTATCCCCTTGCAATAAGAGTAGTTGGACGTTTGTTATATTTCAAAAACACAGAAATGGATTGGTCGTCATTCAAGGACAACGAACTTGACTCAATTTTGCAACAAGATGATCAAATTCAACCAATATTGAAGATAAGTTTTAACCACCTTCCACCTAATTTGAAGCAATGTTTTACGTATTGTGCTTTGTTTCCCAAAGATTATGAGTTTAAAAAGGAAGGATTGGTAAAACAATGGATGGCACAAGGTTTCATTCAACCACATAATAAAAAGGCAATTGAAGATGTGGGTGAGGATTATTTTAAAGAGTTAGTGGGGAGGTCATTCTTTCAAGACGTAAGAAAAAACAAATGGGGAGACTTCAAGTACTGTAAGATGCATGATTTGTTACATGATCTTGCGTGTTCGATGGGAGAAAATGAATGTGCGGTTGTAAGTGATGATGTTGGGTCCATTGACAAAAGGACTCGACATGCCTCTTTTCTCTTAAGCAAGAGGACAACAAGGGAAGTTGTAACAAAATCATTCACTGAGGTAACGAGTTTGAGAACATTGGATATTGATAGTAGTGCTTCTTTCCGTTCTTTCAAGAAAACTTATCACATGAACCTTTCCCGATTACGAACATTGAATTTGGATAGATGTTGTTGTCATCCTCCTAAGTTTATTGATAAGTTGAAACATTTGAGATATCTTAATCTTTCTGGTTTGAATGTAAGTTTCCTTCCCAATTCTATTACCAGATTGTATAATTTGGAAACACTTATCCTTCGCCACTGCTTTTGGCTAAGAAAATTACCAAAAGATATTAACAATTTGATCAATCTCAGGCATCTTGATATTTATGATTGTTGCAGTTTGACTCACATGCCAAAAGGCTTAGGTGGGATGACCAACCTTCAGACAATGAGTATGTTCGCATTAGGAAAGAATAAAGGTGGTGACTTAAGTGAATTGAATGGACTAAAAAGCTTGAGAGGATTATTGAGTATTAAAGGTTTACAATTTTGCACAACTACTGATTTGAAAAATGTAAGCTACTTGAAAGAAATGTATGGAATCCAAAAGTTGGAATTACACTGGAACATAAAAATGGATCATGAAGATATCTTAGATGATGGTGATGAAGATGATGAGGGAGTTTTGGAGTGCTTAAAACCACATTCAAATGTTCGCAAAATGATTATAAAAGGATACAGAGGAATGAAGTTATGTGATTGGTTTTGTTCTAATTTCCTGGGTGGTTTGGTTAGCATAGAGCTTTCACATTGTGGAAATTTGGAGCATCTCCCACAGTTTGATCAATTCCCATATCTCAAGCATCTTCTTCTTGGATACTTGCCCAATATTGAATACATCGATAGCAGCAATTCTGTTTCTTCAACAACATTTTTTCCATCCCTTGAGAAACTAAGGATTGAGAGCATGCCCAAGTTGAAAGGGTGGTGGAAGGGGGAAATTTCATGTCCAACAACATTACATCAACTCTCAGaattatgtattttttattgtCCTCTGTTGGCTTCTATTCCACAACATCCATCTTTGGAATTATTGAGAATACGTGGTGTCAGTGTGCAACTTTTTGAAATGGTAATACGAATGGCTACTAACCTTTCTGaacattcttcttcttcttcaacattGTCTAAATTATCTTTCCTTGAGATTGGAACTATTGATCTTGAGTTATTGCCAGTGGAGTTATTCTGCAATATGACACATCTTGAGTCTCTTATCATAGAACGATGCAAAAGTTTACAAATTTCTTCTCCCCATCTTGTCGATGAGGATAATGGTGATGTAGTATGGAAAAAACTCCTTAATCTCCGGACACTTCGGCTTGAGAGCATTACCAAATTGGAGTATTTGCCCAAGAGTTTGAAATATATCGCAAGTCTTGAAACTTTGAAGCTATCAAATTGTGAAAATTTAGTGAGTATCGAGGGGATTGGGAAACTCACTTCACTATCACATTTGGAAATTGATAGATGTCCTAATTTACCTTTATTGTCGGAAGATGTCGGCGACCTCATTTCCCTATCACAGTTGCTTATTTGGAGTTGTCCCAAATTAACTTCCTTGCCAGAAGGAATCACTCGCCTCACTTCACTCTCAAGTTTGTGTCTTGAAGATTGTCCCAATTTAGTCTCCTTGCCCCAAGAATTTCTCCACCACCACAGCTCCTTACCAGGAGGACGGTTCTTGAGAATTTTGAACTGTCCCAAATTGCGGATTCAAGACGAGAaacaaaaggaagaagaaaaagaagacaagGAGGATTGGACTGACTTCACACATGCCTTGACGGGAT GCACACATTACGTTACTGGTTTTAAGAGCTTCAAAAAGCCGAACGTCATATGA